From the Gossypium hirsutum isolate 1008001.06 chromosome A02, Gossypium_hirsutum_v2.1, whole genome shotgun sequence genome, the window CGATCCTAGCTGAGATGATAAGATCCTTGAATGCATGTCGAAGAACCGGTGAAGGAAGGTTCATTGGATGTGCATAATTATTGTTGGTCTGGTttcatagccacttctggaagctTGATAAGGATCCTTGCCGGGTattctttgagggttattctcCCTTAAAGGAAGTTGTAGACATGCCTAGAAGAGATGACATTTCAGAAGAGAGGTGGATAGAtattcttcagaatcttcgaaaggaagatgttatgtggaagGCTCCTTGGTTGGTTCCTAGTGAAGTCCTTTACCGATGTGGCAGTTTCGATTGGGTCCCTTTGCCAGGAATTTGAGGAGTTGTTGGATATACACCATTGCTTGTTCTAAGGCAGTATCAAGTAAGGCAGTTTATACCGACTACACAGGGTTTAGCTCAGAGTGATTTCTCTTATAAAGGTGATCACTACAAGAAGAAGATGCGGGAGATTTCTGAGGCTTGAAAGAAGCCTTTCTGTATGAAGATCTTGACTGAAGGCTCGACGTCAACTCCTGAGTATAAAAGGTGGTTTAGTAAGAGATtcaacgataatatccctaggcCGATTTTGGGAGAGGCTCGATCATTAGAGGAGAACTTGCGAGTGATCCCGTCGGAGTTGGAGGTTATGAAGCAAGAGTTTGAAAGgaagaattcagagctagaaAAGAGGATTGAGAAACTCGAAGAGGAGAAAATGTGCTTAAGTCTCGATGTTGACGTTCAAAAGATGGAAGTCGAGAAGATGGAAAAGGAAaagaggaagatcgagatgaccTAAAGATACATTATAAGAAAGCTCAGATGACATTGAAAAGGGTCGGATTAGGGAAATCTTTAGAGCAATGGCAACAAGAGATTCAAGAAGAAAGAGTCAAGGCTGAGTATTGGGAGAAAAAGTTCCAAGAAATGCAGTCTTGTAATCAGGCCctagagaaagaaaatcaaggattaaaagTTAAGGTGTCAAAGCTTGGACGATCCCTTCATCATTACCGAAGTCGTAACTCTGCAATTGAGTTAAAGGCAAGCTTGGACAAGATTGAGAATATGTAGCATAACATTAGAGAGTTAGAAGCGGCACTACAGGACTATGAGGTACGGATTGAGCAGCTTGAGACAAGAGAAGAACAGTGGAAGGGAGAACTTCACCATCTTCGGGATCAATTAAGAGATAGGGATCATGTCATGGAAGAGGCCCTagttcagattcgagaggttgctaaATACTTGCAAGATTTGGCAATACAAGCTAGAACGCTGAGTATGATGTATGAGTCATCGTCAGACAAAGAACAAGAGTTAGCATTattattagatagggttaagacttTAGGCCTACGGGCAAAAGTGTATTTGTAATCTGTTTTACgaaaagatttttgttccttaaataacgttttctaaaatgaaactgaATCAAAATCGACATCTTTTTGCATTCAGCATTTGCatttcatcacatcatatgcatttgagtttatagaaagaccctaattagttaaaattattagGGAGAAGGAGAGTGGGAGAAAGAAAATCTGGAAGCAACACATCCCTACAGTACATGCGCTAAGTCGAGAAATATGGACCAAAGATTTAAACAGTTACAGAAAGACATGCAGGACCAATTGCAAGAGCAATTGGCAAAAATGTAAAATGATATGAGGGAACAAATGATGGAGGCTCAAAGGAACATGATAGCTGAGATGGCTCAACTACTAAGAGCCATTGATAAGGGAAAGACTCCCATGGCAATCACTGAAGAGGAGAATGAGGGTCATCCCCCTGGTTTCACTCCATCTCACGTACAAACCCAACCTGAGGCATATCCCCGAAGGTCATTTGTCACTATAAGGCCTCAACAAAGGCCGACTGATGCTGGGATCCCTATAAATTTCCCAATTGATTCAGGATTCAATTTGGGCGATAATCCTGCAAATCCTGCTATTCCTGATTTAGACATGGTTGAAAAAGATGACTTAAGAACTGAGGCTGCAAGACAGTTGGAAGAACGCTGCAAATGGTTGAAggaaaaatttaagattttagaaAATGATGATGGGCATCATAGAGTTGATGCCAAAGATTTAAGCTTGGTtccagatttggtgcttcctcacaaattcaagatgctaggatttgagaagtacaatgagACTACTTGCCTGGAAGCCCATATTACgatgttctgcagacgaatggcaggtcatgtcaataatgaccaactattaattcactgcttccaagaaagtctggttggggccgcttctagatggtacaaccaactgagtcgcgcCCAGATCGGTTCATGGAAAGATCTagcacaagctttcatgaagcaGTATGGACATGTGACAGACATagcccctgatagaatcactttacagaatatggaaaaaacataatgagagctttaggcagtaTGCCCAGCGATAGAGAGAGGTGGCCACACAAGTCCAACCCCCTCTATTGGAAAAGGAAACCGCTATGCTCTTCATCAACACCCTGAAGGCACCTTTTATTAACCACATGCTGGGAAGCGCAACCAAGAGTTTTTCAGACATAGTAATatctggagaaatgatagaaaacGTAATAAGATGTGGGAAAATAGAGGCTGCGAAAAACGCCAAGAGGTCAACATCGAGGAAGAAATAGCACGAGGTGAATAATGTGAGCTCATATTCGAAATCGATCACCGTAAGCCAACCAAAGTCCACAACCACTGGTCAGCAGGGCCCACCCAGACAAGAGCCCAATACaaagcaaaatagggagaaactcCAATTTACGCCCATTCCAATGACGTACAAGGAGTTATACCAAAGTTTATTCGATGCACGTGTCGTGTCTCCATTCTATCTAAAGCcaatgcaacctccatacccaaaatggtatgacgcaaatgcccaatgcgaataccataCAGGAGCCACAGGACACTCAATAGAAAACTGCACCACtttcaagaaattggttgaaagactcatcagcATGGGCATCGTGAAATTTGACGATACATCCAATACAGAGAATCTATTACCCAACCATGGAGATATGGGGATAAATGCGATAATCGAGAGTTCAGGGAAAGAAATTAAGGTGAATATTGCAGAAGTGAACACCCCGCTGAAAGaagtatggaagaaaatggtggaaagaggGTTGATAACACAGAATTCAAGGGTCAGACCCCGAGAAGTAAAAAATTATTACGAGTTCCATGATCAAGAAGATCACGAGATTCAGAAATGTAGTGAATTCAGGGTTTTATTACaaggattgatggataataaggagttGAAATTCTTCGAATATGTTGGGAGCCCAGAAGAAACAGATGTGTGTGCCTCCGAAGAGAGGTCGATGAAGGACGTTTACAAAGTCAACCACCTAATGGTTATCATATCGCGTCCAAGAATGAATGAAGTCAGGGCACAAGTTGCGTCAAAGGTCGTAATCCAGAAGCCCGTTGCTTTCCCTTATAAAGATAGCAAAAGGGTACCGTGGAACTATAGCTGCAATGTGACAATCCCGAGAGAGGAGATCCCAATTAATGCATCAGAGGAAGGTCAAGATGAGGGTTTTTATATGCGCAGCGGAAGGCGTTATACCCCAAATACAAAAGTCGAGCAGGTTAAAGGAAAATCATTAGCAATTGAACAAGAGAAAGAGAAGCCGGCGAGACCTGAACCAACTGTTAATGAGCCAGTGACTGAAaaagaagcaaaagaattcttaaaattcttgaagcacagcgaatatagtgtcgtAGAATAGTTGCACAAACAACCAGCTCGTATATCGGTACTGGCCTTACTCTTGAGCTCCGAAACCCATCGCAgcgcattgatgaaggtgctgaatgaaacttatgttgctaacgaTATCTCTGTAAACAAACTAGACCGCTTAGTCAATAATATAAGTGTCGACAACTTCATTTTCTTTAACGACGATGAAATACCATCGGGAGGTATGGGGTCCACAAAGGTTCTACACATTACCACACGTTACAAGGGATTTACATTGCCGAGGGTATTGATTGATAATGGATCGACACTAAACGTCCTACCTCTATCCACTTTAAATAAGTTGCCTGTGGATAGTTCCCATATAAAAACATGTCAAAATGTGGTGAGGGCGTTCGATGGTACCGAAAGGAAAGTAATGGGAGGATCGAAATACCCTTTTTTAATTGGCCCTAGCACGTACGAGAtagatttcttggtaatggacatCAGGCCTTCTTACAATTGCTTATTGGGAAGGCCTTGGATTCACTCAGCGGGGGCAGTGTCGTCATCGTTACATCAAAAGCTCAAATTTCTAATGGAAGGACGATTGGTGACCGTGAATGCGGAAGAAGATATCATTGCATCCGTTCCCAGCAATGCACTATATGTGGGGGTAGATGATGAAGCCATAGAGTATtattttcggtcgttagaatttgttaATGCGACCTTTGTTATTGAAGGAAATAAGATCCTGACGCCCAACATCTTTAAAACTACAAGAATGGGCCTACTACTGACGGTTGGGAAAGGAGCTTTGCCAGGGAAAGAGCTTGGAAGAAGCCTACAAGGGAAGGTTGAAGCACCTATGCTCATGGACAAACGAGACCGCTTTGGCTTAGGATTCAAGCCGGatgcaaaacaaaagaaaaatgacCAAGAGAAGAAACAAGAAATGAGAAGAGCGCGTTTAAGTGGGGAAGAGGTTAAGTGGGAGCCGatgacctttccccacatatccagAACATTCGTGTCAGGAGGGACTATTTACTCTGAAGGAAGAGCAACAAGGAAAGGATTTTCTGAATAAATGTTGGAAGACTTAAGCATTAACGCCGCATATGAAGAAAGGAATAGAGTTGAAGATTTGTCGGGCATTCACCCTTATGAGCCGGaaagtgttctgaataattggactgcggaagagattcctatAGTCTTTAGAACTAACATAAAGTAGTACTCAAAACACACCTATTACTtcaggcctaggagtaataagtgtccttttgtgaaataggcttatgtttgaaatcgttatttcaatgaaatgcatccttttgacttatttcgtgcaaatattcttttattcttttattcatgatcataccatacatattattattcttagattcttttgttctttgtatCTTTCTTCGCACCTATAATAGGTCTCCAGATATGAACGATGTGAGTGACGTTGCTACTaactcagagtctccttttgagcgagatatgtgtctagagggatctcagAACTTTGAGGATGACAGAGACTGTAACTTATATCCTGATTTGTTAAAGATGGTAGAACACgaggagaaacagattctaccccaCAAAGAGACCGTAGAAGTCGTAAACTTGGGAGATGAAATAGAAAGGAAAGAAGTAAAGATCGGAGCTTGCATTACCACAGAGACAAAACGGGGCCTTATTGAGTTACTTCAAGAGTTCAATGATGTCTTTGCATGGTTATATCaagatatatctgggctaagtatTGAAATTGTGGTACATAGGCTCCCCATCAAAGAagaatgcaagccagttcagcaaaagcTTCGAAGAATGCGGCCAgatgttttgttgaaaataaaggAGGAGGTTAAGAAgtaatttgatgctggtttcttacaagtagttaagtactcggaatgggtagccaacatcgtcctcATCCCTAAAAAAGATAGAAAAGTACGGATGTGTGTAGACTATAGAGACttaaacaaagccagcccaaaggATAATTTCCTATTGCCTCATATTGACACCTTAGTGGATAACACGGTAGGTTACTCActcttctccttcatggatggtttctcggggtacaatcagatcaaaatgcatcctgaagacatgaataaaaccatatttgtgaccatgtggggaaccttttgctataaggtgatgccgttaGGATTGAAAAAtacgggagcaacatatcagagagccatggtaaccctattccatgatatgatgcataaagaaattgaagtctacgtcgacgacatgatcgccaaatctcagactgaagaagagcatgtgcaagttttgaggaaattatttttgtGGTTGAGGAAATTCTAGTTAAAACTTAATCCAGTAAAATGTACCTTCGGGCCAAATCAGGAAAACTACTAGGATTCGTGGTCtgtgaaaaagggattgagattgacccagataaagtcaaagccatacaagagttacctccaccacgaactcaaaaggaagtttgaggatgcctaggaagattaaattacatcgctcggtttatttcacaactaaccgataaatgtgaccccatattccgtctccttaagaaacacaaccctGGTGTTTGGGACGAGGAATGCCAGAAGACGTTCGACAAAGTTAAGCAATACTTGTCTAATACCCCAATGTTGACACCACCTAGTCTagataagccactgatactgtatttgacggtatttgaaaattttatgggatgcgtgcttggccaacacgatgaattaggaaggaaagaaagagcgatatattacctcagtaaaaagtttactgagtgtgagacgagatactcattgattgaaaagttgtgttgtgccttaaTCTAGACAACTcgaagactgagacaatacatgttgtatcacacAACTTGGCTAATCTCTAAAATGGACCCTCTGAAGTACTTGATGGAGTCGACTgccttgaacgggagaatggcccaatggcaaattctactttctgaattcgatatagtctatgtgaaccagaaggccGTAAAAGagagtgcgatagcagattttctagccagcAGAGCCCTAGAGGACTACGAGCCTCTAAACTTTATcttcccaaatgaagatctaatgtacatagcaaccactgaagaagaccctcaagaaagtcatccttggaagctaaactttgacggagcatcaaatGCCGTGGGCAATAGAATCGGGGCAGTCCTGGTATCCccgaacggagatcattatcccttcactagtaaattggattttgactgcacgaacaatatggcagaatacgaagcatgcatcatgggaataCGTGCGGCCATAGAACGTAAAATCAAGGtgttagaggtatatggagattttgccctagtgatttatcaactcaaaggtgaatgggagacgagagaccccaagttgatcaattatcgaaagctgatccttgaattaattaaagagtttgatgatattgtcttctgctacctcctgcgagaagaaaatcagatggctgagccctagcaactttagcttctatgatcaaggtgaaccaaccagaggatgtgaaactaatccaaatgagcatttacgaGGCCCCGACTCATTGTTACAAcctcgaagaagaagaaaaaaatgaagctACTGAGATATCCTGCGATATGTGAAGAATTGTGAGTACCCAGACCAAGCTATTGAAAACGAAAAAAGAACGTTGAGAAGACTGGCccatgactatgtcttagatggggagatcctatacaaaagaaggaatgatcaagtactgttgagatgtgtagATGCTATAGAggctaaaaaaatcttaaaagaagtccatgagggcgtctgtgggacacatgctaatggctttacaatggccaggcaaattatgaggtttggttattattggcccaccatggaaagagactgtattaactacgccaaaagatgtcataagtgccaaatctatggagacaagattaatgTACCTCCCTCACCTCTGCATGTCATGATTTCGCCATGGCCTTTCtcgatgtggggcatggatgtgattgggccaatatcaccaaaagcttcaaatgggcatcgttttatctttatggtcatcgattatttcaccaagtgggtagaagtCGCtccatatgccaatgttacaaaatcggcagttagcaagttcctaaaaaagaaaatcatttgtcgatatggaatgccagaaaggatcatatctgacaacgcattgaatttgaacaacagtacAATAGCAGAGGTCTACAGGCAGTTCAAGATtagacaccacaactcgtcaccgtatCGCTCGAAGATGAACGGTGCAGTCGAAGCAGCCAATGAGAACATCAAGAATATTGTGGGAAAGATGGCAgaaacttataaagattggcatgagaagctaccattcgccctctatgcttatcaaacgtctgtcaggacttctaccggagCAATGCCTTTCTCATTAGTCTACGGGATAGAGGCGATTTTACCTATCgaagtcgagattccttccctcagagttttgtcagaagtaaagttggacgaagcagaatggatccagtcccgatacgatcagttgaatctgattgaagaaaagaggctaagggctattcgccatggtcagatgtgccaaaagcgaatgatgcgagcttacagcaaaaaggttcgtcctaggGAATTCCACAAGGAAGACctagtgttgaaaaagatcctgcccatacaaaaggatttcaaggggaaatggatgccgaattgggaaggaccttatgtggtaaagaaggccttttctggaggagcattgatattggctgaaatggatggCAAGACCTTACCCAATCCCGTGAATTCGGATTCGGTTAAAAAATACTttgcctaaaaataaaaaaaaatgggagaggccagggtgaaaactcgcaaagagcACGTTGAAACCAAAGGGATTTTGgattgaaaacccgtaaagggcgattcaaattttgatcaaaggtggggcatgcggtagtcttaTGATACCTAAATTAACAAGGAAGAGAGATGTTACGTCTTGGGGCATCTACAAGGGTACTCTAGATCCCCTAAGCACATATTGGGCAAAAAGGGAGTCCTCAAGAAGTTCGTGCAAGCTCACACTACGATATCTTGGGCACCTATtcccttttattcattttttattccaACAATGTTTGTTGACTGTGATTAATCTATTCCCTTCAAATGTTGTTTCTGATAAATTTCAGTTTTGTCAttattatgatctttttcaaacattttgtattgaaatgatgattaatggactaaagcCATTTTCGCAaaaagagttctgcatattaccctgaaagtttttaaatagtataggaacctgaaacatgaATATtttttagaactaaccaaactcaaAGATTGGGAGCATCTGAGAAGAAAGAGTTTAAATTGGGACTACCTCTTCAGGTTTTCTGTTCAAAATTTGAGTTGAACAAGAAGACAGGGTACCACTTCTGTGAaggaaccttgatgaacaaagagCAATTCACGCTCACAACATGCTGCACTCATACATTCATAGATCATTCATAAGTGCATCTaattaggaacatttgattcattttgatcatagcatcctaattcttTGACATAAGCATAAATACATGGAACTGATTCTACACGTCATGTCCCTAGAATCAGTGAatttgtagatcttatctccctaagtagtagggaaacAAATCGAGGTTGAtgagccttaaacccctaagcagtagggtaacagaccgaattgcagatcttatctccctaagtagtagggaaacAAATCAAGGTTGAtgagccttaaacccctaagcagtagggtaacagaccgaattgcagatcttatttccctaagcagtagtggagcagatcgaagacaaagggtcttaaacccctaagcagtagggtaacagaccaaattgcagatcttatctccctaagcaatagtggagcagatcgaagacgaagggttttaaacccctaagcagtagggtaacagaccaaattgcagatcttatctccctaagcagtagtggagcagatcaaagacgaagggccttaaacccctaagcagtagggtaacaggctgaatttccagatcttaacccccttagcagtagggaaacagatcgaagacgaagggtcttaaacccctaagcagtagggtaacagaccaaattgcagatcttatctccctaagcagtagtggagtagattaaagacGAAGGGTCTTAAACCCCTGAGCAGTAGGGTAACAGCTTGAATTTatagatcttaaccccctaagcagtagggaaacagatcgaaggcgaTGGACCTTaactccctaagcagtagggtaacaggctgaatttatagatcttaaccccctaagcagtagggaaacagatcgaaggtgataggccttaaacccctaagcagtagggtaacaggctgaatttacagatcttaaccccctaagcattagggaaacagatcaaagacggtaagccttaaacccctaagcagtagggtaacaggttaaatttacAGACCCTAaacagtagggaaacagatcgaaggtgacaagccttaaacccctaagcagtagggtaacaggctgaagattTACAAATCCtaaacccc encodes:
- the LOC121212142 gene encoding uncharacterized protein, whose amino-acid sequence is MGIVKFDDTSNTENLLPNHGDMGINAIIESSGKEIKVNIAEVNTPLKEVWKKMVERGLITQNSRVRPREVKNYYEFHDQEDHEIQKCSEFRVLLQGLMDNKELKFFEYVGSPEETDVCASEERSMKDVYKVNHLMVIISRPRMNEVRAQVASKVVIQKPVAFPYKDSKRVPWNYSCNVTIPREEIPINASEEGQDEGFYMRSGRRYTPNTKVEQVKGKSLAIEQEKEKPARPEPTVNEPLHKQPARISVLALLLSSETHRSALMKVLNETYVANDISVNKLDRLVNNISVDNFIFFNDDEIPSGGMGSTKVLHITTRYKGFTLPRVLIDNGSTLNVLPLSTLNKLPVDSSHIKTCQNVVRAFDGTERKVMGGSKYPFLIGPSTYEIDFLVMDIRPSYNCLLGRPWIHSAGAVSSSLHQKLKFLMEGRLVTVNAEEDIIASVPSNALYVGVDDEAIEYYFRSLEFVNATFVIEGNKILTPNIFKTTRMGLLLTVGKGALPGKELGRSLQGKVEAPMLMDKRDRFGLGFKPDAKQKKNDQEKKQEMRRARLSGEEVKWEPMTFPHISRTFVSGGTIYSEGRATRKGFSE